The Campylobacter concisus genome has a window encoding:
- a CDS encoding 3'-5' exonuclease: MAKSYICVFDCETIPDANLIRKIYGIDGSDEDVSVQAMALQKEASGSEFLPVMFHRVVAISAVMADEYGKFLKVSTMEGKDEREIIAKFLKFINDYNPRLVSFNGRGFDLPMLMVRAMRYNLNAAAYYESENKELNKNKWENYRARYSPKFHLDLLDFISDFGSVRGLKLDTLCASLNLPGKYDVHGDQVLELYYAGELDKINEYCESDVLNTYWLFLKFELLQANILQDDYINHLNVMSEFLAKNCAHRGYTEVFCSAISDELARISGKLDYEIKVQKESENYEEFDDFSDFDGVKDTPEQLNERLAKQGLDGLLKKANEITPASKKEKSFLEEKLPEINLDEE; this comes from the coding sequence ATGGCGAAAAGTTACATCTGCGTCTTTGACTGCGAGACGATACCTGATGCAAATTTGATAAGAAAAATTTACGGCATTGACGGAAGCGACGAAGATGTGAGCGTGCAGGCGATGGCATTGCAAAAAGAGGCCAGTGGGAGTGAGTTTTTGCCTGTGATGTTTCATAGAGTCGTGGCGATCTCTGCGGTGATGGCCGATGAGTACGGCAAATTTTTAAAAGTTAGCACGATGGAGGGCAAGGACGAGCGCGAGATCATCGCTAAATTTTTAAAATTTATAAATGATTATAACCCAAGGCTTGTTAGCTTTAATGGCCGTGGCTTTGACCTGCCAATGCTTATGGTGCGTGCGATGCGCTACAACCTAAACGCAGCGGCATATTACGAGAGCGAGAACAAAGAGCTAAACAAAAACAAATGGGAAAATTATAGGGCAAGGTATTCGCCTAAATTTCACCTTGATCTGCTTGATTTTATAAGCGATTTTGGAAGTGTTAGAGGGCTAAAGCTCGATACGCTTTGTGCTAGCTTAAATTTACCTGGCAAATACGACGTGCACGGCGATCAGGTGCTTGAGCTATACTATGCAGGCGAGCTTGATAAGATAAACGAATACTGCGAAAGTGACGTGCTTAACACATACTGGCTCTTTTTGAAATTTGAGCTTTTGCAGGCAAATATCTTGCAAGATGACTATATAAATCACCTAAACGTGATGAGCGAATTTCTAGCCAAAAACTGCGCTCACAGAGGATACACTGAGGTCTTTTGCTCTGCGATAAGCGACGAGCTAGCAAGAATTTCTGGCAAGTTAGACTACGAGATAAAGGTTCAAAAAGAGAGTGAGAATTACGAGGAATTTGATGATTTTAGTGATTTTGATGGTGTAAAAGATACGCCAGAGCAGCTAAATGAGCGTTTAGCAAAACAAGGGCTTGATGGGCTTTTGAAAAAAGCAAATGAGATCACTCCAGCTAGCAAAAAAGAGAAGAGTTTTTTAGAAGAAAAGCTTCCTGAGATAAATTTAGACGAAGAGTGA
- the waaC gene encoding lipopolysaccharide heptosyltransferase I: MQDKNQLKIAIVKLSALGDIVHAAIVLQFIKKHCPNAHITWLVDARFASLLKDHPLIDELVVLPLKESFKKSYKIIKTLGKFDKIIDLQGLFKSAVVAKLLGKEIYGFSRESVKEKIAARLYRHKFKIDYNENIIVRNLSLVGYALNFSFDRDEILKKSPCFEICKKFKNESGKKRVLIAAFASEESKIYDKFKDVIRLLEGCEIYLCYGSESEKTRAEAIISGTKAKLLEKLSIKDMIDFIASCDLVIGNDSGLTHLAWAVNRPSITLFGNRPSHRNAYVTDKNLVVDMGKEIDARSIDKNDFCIREIYPETVANFAKRLLNG, translated from the coding sequence ATGCAAGATAAAAATCAACTAAAAATAGCCATCGTAAAGCTTTCGGCACTTGGGGACATCGTGCACGCAGCCATCGTGCTTCAGTTTATCAAAAAGCACTGCCCAAATGCTCACATCACATGGCTAGTTGATGCCCGTTTTGCAAGCCTTTTAAAAGACCATCCCCTAATCGACGAACTAGTCGTTTTGCCGCTTAAAGAGAGCTTTAAAAAGAGCTACAAGATCATAAAAACGCTTGGTAAATTTGACAAGATCATCGACCTGCAAGGACTTTTCAAATCAGCCGTCGTCGCAAAACTACTTGGCAAAGAAATTTATGGCTTTAGCAGAGAGAGCGTCAAAGAAAAGATCGCAGCCAGACTTTATAGGCATAAATTTAAGATCGACTACAACGAAAATATCATAGTTAGAAACCTAAGCCTCGTTGGATACGCTCTAAATTTTAGCTTTGACAGAGATGAAATTTTAAAAAAATCGCCCTGCTTTGAAATTTGCAAAAAATTTAAAAATGAAAGCGGCAAAAAACGCGTACTAATCGCTGCATTTGCAAGCGAAGAGAGCAAAATTTATGACAAATTTAAAGATGTGATCAGACTGCTTGAGGGATGCGAAATTTACCTTTGCTACGGGAGTGAGAGCGAAAAAACAAGGGCTGAGGCGATCATTTCAGGCACTAAAGCAAAACTGCTTGAAAAGCTAAGCATAAAGGATATGATAGATTTTATCGCGAGCTGCGATCTAGTAATCGGCAACGATAGCGGTCTAACGCACCTTGCATGGGCTGTAAACAGGCCTTCTATCACGCTTTTTGGCAACCGCCCAAGCCACCGAAATGCCTATGTCACAGACAAAAACCTTGTTGTTGATATGGGCAAGGAGATAGATGCTAGAAGCATCGATAAAAACGACTTTTGCATAAGAGAAATTTACCCTGAAACGGTTGCAAATTTCGCAAAAAGGCTACTAAATGGATAG
- a CDS encoding lipid A biosynthesis lauroyl acyltransferase — protein MDRLYLAGFYTLKFLIFILPSSLQNMLAKFLAFAFMKLKKKRFHVVMTNLDLAFGETKSKEEKLEIAKKCYYNFAKYLGINFILNQNTTKQKILKQVVFKNEHFLLDAIKSGRPIIVTTAHFGQWEIFGLAVAARFGASSALGRKLDSSVMDKILRANRAQFDVELIDKDGGAKDILKALKARRIVGILVDQNTAPKDGIKVQFFGKDVLHTPAASVLAQKTNALIINAFIYQKGENLNEICFEQPIDISTFDKEDAVQKATQMQCSACEEMVRARPEEYFWFHQRFKRFYENEYKC, from the coding sequence ATGGATAGGCTCTATCTAGCTGGCTTTTATACCTTGAAATTTCTTATATTTATATTGCCAAGTTCGCTTCAAAATATGCTTGCTAAATTTTTAGCATTTGCCTTTATGAAGCTTAAAAAAAAGAGATTTCACGTCGTGATGACAAATTTAGACCTTGCATTTGGCGAGACAAAGAGCAAAGAAGAGAAGCTAGAGATCGCCAAAAAATGCTACTACAACTTTGCAAAATATCTTGGTATAAATTTCATCCTCAATCAAAACACGACAAAGCAAAAGATACTTAAACAAGTTGTTTTTAAAAATGAGCACTTTTTACTTGATGCGATAAAATCTGGCAGGCCTATCATCGTCACGACTGCGCATTTTGGGCAGTGGGAGATATTTGGCCTAGCTGTCGCGGCTCGCTTTGGAGCTTCTTCAGCGCTTGGCAGAAAGCTTGATAGTAGCGTCATGGATAAAATTTTAAGAGCAAACAGAGCGCAGTTTGACGTGGAGCTCATCGATAAAGATGGCGGCGCAAAAGATATCTTAAAAGCGCTAAAAGCTAGGCGAATAGTAGGAATTTTAGTCGATCAAAATACTGCGCCAAAAGATGGCATAAAGGTGCAGTTTTTTGGCAAAGACGTGCTTCATACGCCAGCGGCAAGCGTGCTAGCTCAAAAGACAAATGCCCTTATCATAAACGCATTTATCTACCAAAAAGGTGAAAATTTAAATGAAATTTGCTTTGAGCAGCCAATAGATATAAGCACGTTTGACAAAGAAGATGCCGTGCAAAAAGCGACGCAGATGCAGTGCAGTGCGTGCGAAGAGATGGTTAGAGCAAGGCCTGAGGAGTACTTTTGGTTTCACCAAAGGTTTAAGAGATTTTATGAAAATGAGTACAAATGCTAA
- a CDS encoding glycosyltransferase family 2 protein yields MLSVVILTFNSEKYLKEVLESAKFADEIIVVDSGSKDGTRQICDGFSNVKFHEQAWLGFGPQKQKGVDLAKNEWVFVLDSDEVITNELKNEIISTLKEPKFMAYNVARLNFFFGKAIKNMGLYPDYTVRLFNKNFAKFDGRAVHEKVILNDGSQRLGALKNYFLHYAYESVEQFIAKQNRYSSMGAKRNLLKALTSPTWTFFKLYVLKGGFKEGFSGYVIARLYAQYTFWKYIK; encoded by the coding sequence ATGCTAAGCGTTGTCATTTTGACTTTTAATAGCGAAAAGTACCTAAAAGAGGTGTTAGAGAGCGCTAAATTTGCTGATGAGATCATCGTGGTTGATAGCGGCTCAAAAGATGGCACAAGGCAAATTTGTGATGGCTTTAGCAATGTGAAATTTCACGAGCAAGCTTGGCTTGGATTTGGACCGCAAAAGCAAAAGGGCGTGGATCTAGCCAAAAATGAGTGGGTCTTTGTGCTTGATAGCGACGAAGTGATAACAAACGAGCTTAAAAATGAGATCATTAGCACGCTAAAAGAGCCTAAATTTATGGCTTACAACGTTGCTAGGCTAAATTTTTTCTTTGGCAAAGCGATAAAAAACATGGGGCTATATCCAGACTACACGGTGAGGCTTTTTAATAAAAATTTTGCCAAATTTGATGGCAGGGCTGTGCATGAAAAGGTCATTTTAAATGACGGCTCACAAAGGCTTGGCGCGCTTAAAAATTACTTCTTGCACTACGCGTATGAGAGTGTCGAGCAGTTTATCGCTAAGCAAAATCGTTACTCAAGCATGGGTGCAAAAAGAAATTTGCTAAAGGCGCTTACAAGCCCAACTTGGACATTTTTTAAGCTTTATGTGCTAAAAGGTGGCTTTAAAGAGGGCTTTTCTGGCTATGTTATCGCTAGACTTTACGCCCAGTACACATTTTGGAAATATATAAAATGA
- the rfaQ gene encoding putative lipopolysaccharide heptosyltransferase III translates to MKILVIKFRNIGDVLLTTPLIENLHHYYPDATIDFALNKGTEAMIEGNPYINKIHIYDRQSANSGFFKKLITELKFIRAIKKEKYDMAVQTTTGDRGVIISKYAKIKKIVGFLGKHKAINKLLSVKAKYYENFSHTVDLNLNALRALGFEPVSKKVSVFSDESVEYLNLPKRFVHVHLTSRWMFKCANDESMAELIDYCENELNVKVVLTSDNKENELNKLASVLKICKSEPINLGGKLSLKQTITLSKRSSLFIGVDTAIMHIAAANDVPVIAFFGPSNAFEWGPWDNGLMQNGYTAQNGIQSMGKHIIYQKDWDFVPCDKEGIKEHGIEKTLMDFSDEMGHIKAKIRSNLELAQ, encoded by the coding sequence ATGAAAATACTTGTGATTAAATTTAGAAACATCGGCGACGTGCTTTTGACAACACCGCTCATTGAAAATTTGCACCACTACTACCCAGACGCTACCATCGACTTTGCCCTAAATAAAGGCACAGAAGCGATGATAGAAGGCAATCCTTACATAAATAAAATCCACATTTACGATAGGCAAAGTGCAAATTCTGGCTTTTTTAAAAAGCTAATTACCGAGCTAAAATTTATAAGAGCGATCAAAAAAGAGAAGTACGATATGGCGGTGCAAACGACCACTGGAGACCGCGGCGTCATCATCTCAAAGTACGCCAAGATAAAAAAGATAGTTGGTTTTTTAGGCAAGCATAAGGCGATAAACAAGCTTTTAAGCGTAAAGGCAAAATACTACGAAAATTTCTCCCACACGGTTGATCTAAATTTAAACGCGTTAAGGGCTTTGGGCTTTGAGCCGGTTAGCAAAAAAGTGAGCGTTTTTTCAGACGAGAGCGTGGAGTATCTAAATTTACCAAAACGCTTTGTACATGTGCATCTAACAAGCCGTTGGATGTTTAAATGCGCAAACGACGAGAGCATGGCAGAGCTCATAGACTACTGCGAAAACGAGCTAAATGTAAAAGTCGTGCTAACAAGTGACAACAAAGAAAATGAGCTAAATAAGCTTGCAAGCGTGCTAAAAATTTGCAAAAGCGAGCCTATAAATTTGGGTGGCAAACTAAGCCTAAAACAAACGATCACCCTCTCAAAGCGCTCAAGCCTCTTTATCGGCGTCGATACTGCTATCATGCATATAGCCGCAGCAAACGATGTGCCAGTGATCGCCTTTTTTGGCCCAAGTAATGCTTTTGAATGGGGACCTTGGGACAATGGCTTGATGCAAAATGGCTACACAGCGCAAAATGGCATCCAAAGTATGGGCAAGCACATTATCTATCAAAAGGACTGGGACTTTGTGCCTTGCGATAAAGAGGGTATAAAAGAGCACGGCATCGAGAAGACTTTAATGGACTTTAGCGATGAAATGGGACATATAAAGGCGAAAATAAGATCAAATTTGGAGCTAGCGCAATGA
- a CDS encoding glycosyltransferase family 4 protein, whose amino-acid sequence MNILHTQTLFNWGGEQNKTLNEMRFMREMGHEVMLFCNPNSQIESIAKKDGFKVITHEMNKKNFHKSVPALCEAIRSNNIDVVITHGSTDSWVGAIAGLFYRKKGVKFYKERHNLFPIKGFVSKFMHKKLFDKILYISGSVKEYLLCIGVSEDRLFFMPSTVDVEKIDSTKSTFRDEFHIAKDELVIGTFTSLYRKKGVFDFASAAKEILKTKDATIVFSGNISDGTKEQIASMFDEKDKIIFTGFRNDAANIIKSFDIYVFASHSEGLGTVLLEAMSSKVPVVVYDNAPMNMLVKDKERGLCARNLDEISLKECILELINNPEKVKIYSQNAFKFVDENFSHKVLKEAIRNLLEQK is encoded by the coding sequence ATGAACATCCTCCACACGCAGACGCTTTTTAACTGGGGTGGCGAGCAAAACAAGACGCTAAATGAGATGCGCTTTATGCGTGAAATGGGTCATGAAGTGATGCTCTTTTGCAACCCAAATTCGCAGATCGAAAGCATCGCGAAAAAAGATGGATTTAAGGTCATCACGCACGAGATGAATAAGAAAAATTTTCACAAAAGCGTGCCAGCACTTTGCGAAGCGATAAGATCAAATAATATAGATGTCGTGATCACACATGGCTCGACTGATAGCTGGGTCGGCGCCATAGCTGGGCTTTTTTACCGCAAAAAAGGCGTTAAATTTTATAAAGAAAGACACAATCTTTTCCCTATAAAGGGGTTTGTTTCTAAATTTATGCATAAAAAGCTTTTTGACAAAATTTTATACATCTCAGGTAGCGTCAAAGAGTATCTCCTATGCATCGGCGTTAGCGAAGATAGGCTCTTTTTTATGCCAAGCACGGTTGATGTCGAAAAAATTGATAGCACAAAAAGCACTTTTAGAGATGAGTTTCATATCGCCAAAGATGAGCTAGTCATCGGCACTTTTACCTCACTTTACCGCAAAAAAGGGGTCTTTGACTTTGCAAGTGCCGCAAAAGAAATTTTAAAGACAAAGGATGCGACTATTGTATTTTCTGGCAACATTAGTGATGGTACAAAAGAGCAGATCGCCTCTATGTTTGATGAAAAAGATAAGATCATCTTCACTGGCTTTAGAAATGACGCGGCAAATATTATAAAAAGCTTTGATATATATGTATTTGCCTCGCACTCTGAGGGGCTTGGTACGGTCTTGCTTGAGGCGATGAGCTCAAAGGTGCCAGTCGTGGTCTATGATAATGCTCCGATGAACATGCTGGTTAAAGATAAAGAGCGTGGGCTTTGTGCTAGAAATTTAGATGAAATTTCACTAAAAGAGTGCATTTTAGAACTGATAAATAATCCTGAAAAAGTCAAAATTTACTCTCAAAACGCCTTTAAATTTGTGGATGAAAACTTTAGCCACAAGGTGCTAAAAGAGGCTATAAGAAATTTACTGGAGCAGAAATGA
- a CDS encoding polysaccharide deacetylase family protein, whose product MNYPVCVLTMHHCNNNENDFAIRPELFKKALLMALDEGYKFINYGQFKDIVAGRSKASKKSILLTFDDGYFDNYKFAFPILKELNIPAVCFLITDKIKDFKRQDYDFSFKKHKEINYDKDAEYFLNLDEIRQMQESGLFEFDSHTASHFSCRSDDETRLREEFSSSLAKIKELFPEKKEFGFCFPKGHFNELSQRIVKEYYGFAFSVIDGGFCMGDDKFKIRRIDISNNAKSESDYIFRIKKKLFIYSTPFVGKIYSDFRNRSFK is encoded by the coding sequence ATGAACTACCCAGTTTGCGTGCTAACGATGCACCACTGCAATAACAATGAAAACGACTTTGCCATAAGGCCTGAGCTATTTAAAAAAGCGCTTCTTATGGCACTTGACGAGGGCTATAAATTCATAAATTATGGCCAGTTTAAAGATATCGTTGCTGGCAGGTCAAAAGCCTCCAAAAAGAGCATTTTGCTAACTTTTGATGATGGATATTTTGATAATTACAAATTTGCTTTTCCTATCTTAAAAGAGCTAAATATCCCAGCCGTTTGCTTTTTGATAACAGATAAGATCAAGGATTTTAAAAGGCAGGATTATGATTTTTCGTTTAAAAAGCACAAAGAGATCAACTATGACAAAGATGCGGAGTATTTTTTAAATTTAGATGAGATCAGGCAGATGCAAGAGAGCGGGCTTTTTGAATTTGATAGCCACACAGCGAGCCACTTTTCTTGCAGAAGTGACGATGAGACAAGGCTAAGAGAGGAATTTTCTAGCTCACTTGCTAAGATAAAAGAGCTATTTCCAGAAAAAAAAGAATTTGGCTTTTGCTTTCCAAAAGGGCATTTTAACGAGCTTTCGCAAAGAATAGTTAAAGAGTATTACGGCTTTGCTTTTAGCGTGATAGATGGTGGATTTTGCATGGGAGATGATAAATTTAAGATAAGACGTATCGATATCTCAAACAACGCAAAGAGCGAGAGTGACTACATTTTTAGGATTAAAAAGAAGCTTTTTATCTATTCGACTCCTTTTGTTGGCAAAATTTACTCAGACTTTAGAAATCGAAGCTTTAAATAG
- a CDS encoding polysaccharide deacetylase family protein, producing MSVTVLMYHHVLEKSGFIASSVDEFISHMKFLAENGYKTLSVNEFIAYKKGELEVPKKSVCITFDDGWMDNYIYAYPIVKEFGLKANLFIVTGWIEAAQKAHEMRPASFLNVDHNECKRLAPSRPQDVILNLEQIEKMKDCFYFHSHTHGHFDGYFGQLSLDEEFGLCREFMKKNFGFEDEALCWPRGKYNDEYLNAAKKHGYKAFFTTKRGINKADGNLEEIKRIVTKRDEKWLKKTMFIYQNDFLGSIYAFLRS from the coding sequence ATGAGCGTAACGGTTTTGATGTATCACCACGTGCTTGAAAAGAGCGGATTTATCGCTAGTAGCGTGGATGAGTTTATATCGCACATGAAATTTCTAGCCGAAAATGGTTATAAAACTCTAAGCGTAAATGAATTTATCGCGTACAAAAAGGGCGAGCTTGAGGTGCCTAAAAAGAGCGTTTGCATAACATTTGATGATGGCTGGATGGATAACTACATATACGCCTATCCTATTGTGAAAGAATTTGGCCTAAAGGCAAATCTTTTCATAGTCACTGGCTGGATAGAAGCGGCGCAAAAGGCACACGAGATGAGGCCTGCTAGCTTTTTAAACGTTGATCACAACGAGTGCAAGAGACTTGCTCCAAGTAGGCCGCAAGATGTGATCTTAAATTTAGAGCAGATCGAGAAGATGAAGGACTGCTTTTATTTTCACTCGCATACGCATGGGCATTTTGATGGATATTTTGGACAGCTTAGCTTGGACGAGGAATTTGGTCTTTGCCGTGAGTTTATGAAGAAAAATTTTGGCTTTGAAGATGAGGCACTTTGCTGGCCAAGAGGCAAATATAATGACGAGTATCTAAATGCCGCTAAAAAGCATGGCTACAAGGCATTTTTCACAACTAAACGCGGCATAAACAAGGCCGATGGTAATTTAGAGGAGATAAAACGAATAGTGACAAAACGTGATGAAAAATGGCTTAAAAAGACTATGTTTATCTATCAAAATGACTTTTTGGGATCTATTTATGCTTTTCTTAGGAGTTAG
- a CDS encoding glycosyltransferase, whose product MINILELESSLGFGGQEHRTQRVINGLDKSKFKVFYGLNPGSKSLEKQIECEFVEFNLKRPFNILEILKICKFVKQNNIKIISTHSGKDGTIGAIVGKICGVNVVRTRHLQLPITSPLPYNLSTKVVGVCNSVCTDLIKRGVKKEKVLKIYTGIDTQKYTPEFKINMKREFGLSDDVVGVCIVAVLRAAKNHKLLIDAFSELNLKKSALFIVGDGPQNKNLHEYIKDKKNIFMLGNRTDVSDFLGSLDICVLPSDMEAIGGALLEASSCKLATIGSDVGGLGEAVSDGKSGFLFQNGDKEGLKKVLERLILDENLRKQMGEFGREYVKETFSIEKMIENTQNLYMELAK is encoded by the coding sequence ATGATAAACATACTAGAGCTTGAAAGCTCTTTAGGATTTGGTGGGCAAGAGCATCGCACGCAGCGTGTGATAAATGGGCTAGATAAGAGCAAATTTAAGGTTTTTTATGGGCTAAACCCTGGCTCAAAAAGCCTTGAAAAGCAGATAGAGTGCGAATTTGTCGAGTTTAACCTTAAAAGGCCATTTAATATCCTTGAAATTTTAAAAATTTGCAAATTTGTAAAGCAAAATAATATAAAAATCATCTCAACTCACTCAGGCAAAGACGGCACCATAGGCGCTATCGTGGGCAAAATTTGTGGCGTTAATGTGGTTCGCACTAGGCATTTACAGCTACCTATAACATCGCCCTTGCCATATAACCTAAGCACCAAAGTGGTCGGCGTTTGCAACTCGGTTTGCACTGATCTTATCAAAAGAGGTGTGAAAAAAGAGAAGGTGCTAAAAATCTACACAGGAATCGACACGCAAAAATACACGCCAGAATTTAAGATAAATATGAAAAGAGAATTTGGCCTAAGTGACGACGTGGTTGGCGTTTGCATCGTTGCAGTGCTAAGAGCTGCTAAAAATCACAAGCTCTTAATCGATGCATTTAGCGAGCTAAATTTAAAAAAATCAGCCCTTTTTATCGTGGGCGACGGTCCTCAAAATAAAAATTTACACGAGTATATAAAAGATAAGAAAAATATCTTCATGCTTGGCAACAGAACCGACGTGAGCGACTTTTTAGGCTCGCTTGATATCTGCGTGCTACCCTCAGACATGGAGGCTATCGGTGGGGCGCTACTTGAGGCATCTTCGTGTAAGCTAGCTACCATCGGAAGCGACGTGGGCGGCCTTGGCGAGGCAGTGAGCGACGGAAAGAGTGGATTTTTATTTCAAAATGGTGACAAAGAGGGGCTAAAAAAGGTGCTTGAAAGGCTCATTTTGGATGAAAATTTAAGAAAGCAGATGGGCGAGTTTGGCAGAGAGTACGTAAAAGAGACATTTAGTATCGAAAAAATGATAGAAAACACACAAAATTTATATATGGAACTTGCAAAATGA
- a CDS encoding O-antigen ligase family protein, with product MKNDIMSKLYNLFLIIVLFTLPVTEGLKQISLILFVLVGIYICVKEKKQFKFDVINTSLFIFVLATFISCLVNGISPSRVLDPLRCMLFFFVARTVGTEKINFKFMFYALFAGFIVAFIPACIKKFTSNDPMAFFELKSIGHVNHSAIFILLVFCVALMSMANFKKLYEKYISIAVAGICVLGIMIAGSRATMYLLPVIVFVILIYQISNKQTNIKKSLGLIIVFSAIAIFYTYISTNITQDERIYSQLTKGVTGSETRYPIFASAFYTWLEHPFFGIGSGEFKVIDITKYFPGNYEVHVSHSHNTFLTFLTEKGIIALLAYLVFQLSLFAKFIKNFRQNSIVFLALLILVFQNVISLVNTTFHHENALLMLLFWALALSSIDQKDNIYIK from the coding sequence ATGAAAAATGACATTATGTCAAAACTTTACAATCTTTTTTTAATTATTGTTTTGTTTACACTGCCAGTAACTGAGGGCTTAAAACAAATTTCACTCATACTTTTTGTTTTAGTTGGAATTTATATTTGCGTTAAAGAAAAAAAGCAATTTAAATTTGATGTTATCAACACCTCACTCTTTATCTTTGTTTTGGCCACTTTTATAAGCTGCCTTGTAAATGGGATTTCACCTTCAAGAGTGCTTGATCCATTAAGATGTATGTTATTTTTCTTTGTAGCTAGAACTGTTGGAACAGAAAAAATAAATTTTAAATTTATGTTTTATGCACTATTTGCTGGTTTTATTGTTGCTTTTATACCAGCTTGTATTAAAAAATTTACCTCAAACGATCCAATGGCATTTTTTGAACTAAAATCAATAGGACATGTAAATCATAGTGCTATCTTTATACTACTAGTTTTTTGTGTGGCACTAATGTCAATGGCTAATTTTAAAAAACTATATGAAAAATACATAAGCATAGCAGTAGCTGGAATTTGTGTGCTTGGTATTATGATAGCTGGCTCTAGAGCCACCATGTATCTTTTACCTGTTATTGTTTTTGTAATTTTAATTTATCAAATTTCAAACAAGCAAACTAATATTAAAAAATCTCTTGGTTTAATAATTGTATTTAGCGCCATAGCTATTTTTTATACGTATATATCGACAAATATTACACAAGATGAAAGAATTTACAGCCAACTAACAAAGGGTGTAACAGGTTCAGAGACAAGGTATCCTATCTTTGCAAGTGCCTTTTATACTTGGCTAGAGCATCCATTTTTTGGCATAGGATCTGGAGAGTTTAAAGTTATTGATATAACAAAGTATTTTCCAGGCAACTACGAGGTTCATGTTAGCCACTCACATAATACCTTTTTAACATTTTTAACCGAAAAAGGCATCATCGCCCTGCTTGCATATTTAGTATTTCAACTATCGCTTTTTGCAAAATTCATTAAAAATTTCAGGCAAAATAGCATAGTTTTTCTAGCGCTTTTGATACTTGTTTTTCAAAACGTAATTTCACTTGTCAACACGACATTTCACCATGAAAACGCACTTTTGATGCTCTTGTTTTGGGCACTGGCCTTAAGCTCTATCGACCAAAAAGACAACATTTATATAAAATAA